The Zygosaccharomyces rouxii strain CBS732 chromosome G complete sequence genome contains a region encoding:
- the SET2 gene encoding histone methyltransferase SET2 (similar to uniprot|P46995 Saccharomyces cerevisiae YJL168C SET2 Histone methyltransferase with a role in transcriptional elongation methylates a lysine residue of histone H3 associates with the C-terminal domain of Rpo21p histone methylation activity is regulated by phosphorylation status of Rpo21p) has translation MSSSRSVSPPKGSSRSLKLFLDEEDKTQEVLKTFKCLEENHYANKRLGNSKHNEFMECDCYEEFEDGINRACDENSDCINRLTLIECVNGLCGSCGEDCQNQRFQRKQYADIAVFQTKLKGYGVRAQSDIEPHQFIYEYMGDVIPEDVFRDRLVDYDQKGYQHFYFMMLQNGEFIDATVKGSLARFCNHSCNPNAYVNKWVVAGKLKMGIFAHRKILKGEEITFDYNVDRYGATAQKCYCEEPNCIGFLGGKTQTDAASLLPQNMAEALVVSVTMEKQWIKLKKQQGEKIVKSEGNNINIEFVESLNPPPCEKPEDVIKVMSVLLQVEDPLLARKLLQRLFNIEPDSNLHHQILKLHGYTCFVKLLHLFKEDSYMETKILDFILKLPKTTKNGIITSQIDKEVEQIGKSNQELEDTCTKLLQKWNDFETYKRITKKDIKEASNKMVDLRRIRLPPGWEIVHENGKPMYYNAQQKTKLHQPPSGSSKTFNARRPQTNGNSGTPKPSIKRSRLDDEEYEKQKLRRLEKEKEAIEKVKEEEKEALKLKLEMENQRKSELEKIIAEANRQKDMEKEQSVKLEREKEEKRLKKKNHHLEHKWDKFFASFVPGLLRRYEQNEGLSHDHAKQCARDIVKILTSKELKKDVTKPPPEEPSKDKRAKVKQFTASYMDKFLIKYKKKHSS, from the coding sequence ATGTCGTCATCTAGATCAGTATCGCCGCCCAAGGGCTCTAGTCGATCCCTTAAGTTGTTTTTAGACGAAGAAGACAAGACTCAAGAGGTACTAAAGACTTTTAAATGTCTAGAGGAAAACCATTATGCGAACAAAAGGTTGGGAAATTCGAAGCACAATGAATTCATGGAGTGTGATTGTTATGAAGAGTTCGAAGACGGTATTAATCGCGCCTGTGACGAAAACTCCGACTGTATTAATAGGCTAACGCTGATCGAGTGTGTTAATGGGCTATGTGGATCTTGCGGTGAAGACTgtcaaaatcaaagattcCAAAGGAAACAGTATGCCGATATTGCAGTTTTCCAAACCAAGTTAAAAGGTTATGGTGTCCGTGCTCAATCTGATATTGAACCGCATCAGTTTATCTATGAATATATGGGGGACGTGATACCGGAGGACGTCTTTAGGGATAGATTGGTGGATTATGATCAAAAGGGTTATCagcatttttattttatgaTGTTACAAAACGGTGAATTCATTGATGCTACCGTCAAAGGTTCACTAGCGAGATTTTGTAACCATTCTTGCAATCCAAACGCATATGTGAATAAATGGGTTGTAGCtggaaaattgaagatGGGGATTTTTGCCCAtagaaaaattttaaaaggtGAGGAAATTACATTCGATTACAACGTTGATAGATATGGTGCCACAGCTCAAAAATGTTACTGTGAAGAACCAAACTGTATTGGATTTTTAGGTGGTAAGACTCAAACTGATGCTGCAAGTCTATTACCTCAAAATATGGCAGAAGCATTGGTTGTCAGCGTAACTATGGAAAAGCAATGgattaaattgaaaaagcAACAgggtgaaaaaattgtgaaGAGTGAAGGGAACAATATCAATAtagaatttgttgaatCACTTAATCCGCCACCTTGTGAAAAACCTGAAGATGTGATCAAAGTTATGAGTGTACTTTTACAGGTGGAAGACCCTCTGCTGGCCAGAAAATTGTTACAGCGGTTGTTTAACATTGAACCTGATTCTAATTTACACCATCAAATCTTAAAGTTACATGGTTACACATGCTTTGTCAAACTGTTACACCTGTTTAAAGAGGACTCATATATGGAAACAAAGATTCTTGATTTCATCCtgaaattaccaaagaCAACTAAAAACGGTATCATCACATCtcaaattgataaagaagTAGAACAAATTGGGAAATcgaatcaagaattggaagacaCATGCACTAAACTACTGCAAAAATGGAATGATTTTGAGACTTataaaagaattacaaagaaagaTATCAAAGAGGCATCAAATAAGATGGTAGATttaagaagaattagattaCCACCAGGATGGGAAATCGTTcatgaaaatggtaaaccaaTGTATTATAATGCACAACAAAAGACAAAATTGCATCAGCCACCATCAGGTTCATCAAAGACTTTTAATGCTAGACGACCACAAACTAATGGTAATTCAGGTACACCGAAGCCATCCATCAAAAGATCACGtcttgatgatgaagagtaCGAAAAGCAGAAACTAAGAAGACTtgaaaaggagaaagaagctattgaaaaagttAAAGAGGAGGAGAAGGAAGctctgaaattgaaattagagATGGAAAATCAAAGGAAAagtgaattggaaaagattatAGCAGAGGCCAATAGACAAAAGGATATGGAAAAGGAACAGTCAGTAAAATTGGAAAgggaaaaagaagaaaaacgtcttaagaagaaaaatcatcatttgGAGCATAAATGGGACAAGTTCTTTGCTTCATTTGTACCTGGTCTCTTACGCAGATACGAACAAAACGAAGGTTTATCCCATGACCATGCAAAACAATGTGCTCGAGACATCGTCAAGATCTTGACGTCTAAAGAACTAAAGAAGGATGTTACAAAGCCACCGCCCGAAGAGCCATCAAAGGATAAAAGAGCTAAGGTAAAACAGTTTACAGCATCTTACATGgataaatttttaatcAAATACAAGAAGAAACATAGCAGTTGA
- the LST4 gene encoding Lst4p (similar to uniprot|P34239 Saccharomyces cerevisiae YKL176C LST4 Protein possibly involved in a post-Golgi secretory pathway required for the transport of nitrogen-regulated amino acid permease Gap1p from the Golgi to the cell surface) — translation MLGSLLKASSYGNIATSNEPKVPTPTSYATATTDPATTSGSLVGGNSSHHEDFLVAPPMLDHVPDDLKYKLFASKNIPFSSLSSPSCAIFRILVAEETGRMCRNNYKVVMDFSTAKGQQMDQIRPNELKEYIFGSPIRSADLSQGNKFRTIPNSGLVLITRVFFTDDPSWNNRLTVSLCVPTVLLPIIPEAWQHITRWLDQCQSIVLDIWSKSKSVKCKNYQDGVLPSNLNVHFRYECDTIVQLLQGKLIPCLRSFMEIPRMFLYPQNYQKFIKSWFKDIFSWIEIKDGPRMNFLPALLGKIICDFKDCMNDSETTRIVVISGNMVVANKLLFIISGLLEPKYKGKIKFMSQSESSDNLPQHMLHNPLPKRDSFKKGHYNGSGINCTNNIFTSTNKGWEIPRNNSRNSMVSVSSNEQLAEVIQPSSLKSGSNSLQYLSSSLSSHNGPSSYGSWFSKITGSQASPSLAPKNIDQWDRISAPIGTPGSITSQQHFGRGTGMGLTPQPSPSISEYEEFPWMGTPSSPRAGNDNNNSSNNTHSMRRSSFNGAPLGEIKITRDCQRIDQGDVLDEAFTRICKPGFEISEGEYEVIPGDSRHAAFMQIDMNSQILRQGKPLELLPRYTNYLAKFNHWFKLQGFPVGSESESRVIYTMRKDLQVSDSSRTLLVSLRSREIKEITIMRNDSNERTNNRHGIVQKTKKIFNNGKCGNISSRLLNCIAFVNASIQRAMALYDDAELLQEQTDHDILDVFESLLCYNKNS, via the coding sequence ATGTTGGGTAGTCTTTTAAAGGCTAGTTCCTATGGGAACATAGCGACAAGTAATGAGCCTAAAGTGCCCACTCCCACTTCTTATGCTACTGCTACCACTGATCCTGCTACGACGTCAGGTTCGTTAGTTGGGGGCAATAGCTCTCATCATGAAGATTTTTTGGTTGCACCCCCCATGCTGGATCATGTACctgatgatttgaaatacaaGTTATTTGCATCAAAAAATATTCCCTTTAGTTCGttatcttcaccatcatgTGCCATCTTTAGGATTCTAGTAGCAGAAGAGACAGGTCGTATGTGTCGTAATAATTACAAGGTGGTTATGGATTTCTCTACCGCAAAAGGTCAACAGATGGATCAAATACGACCTAATGAGTTAAAGGAGTACATCTTTGGGTCACCCATTAGATCTGCGGATTTGTCACAGGGGAACAAATTTCGAACTATACCAAATTCTGGACTTGTTTTAATTACTAGAGTTTTTTTCACGGATGATCCCAGTTGGAATAATCGGTTGACCGTATCGCTTTGTGTGCCCACCGTTTTACTGCCCATTATTCCAGAAGCCTGGCAACACATTACGCGTTGGTTAGACCAATGTCAAAGTATTGTATTGGATATTTGGAGTAAATCCAAGAGTGTTAAATGtaaaaattatcaagatGGTGTCCTTCCAAGTAATTTAAACGTTCATTTCCGCTATGAATGTGATACAATTGTACAACTGTTACAGGGTAAATTGATACCTTGCTTACGGTCTTTTATGGAAATACCTAGAATGTTTCTTTACCCTCAAAACTatcaaaaatttatcaagTCCTGGTTTAAGGACATATTTAGTTGGATTGAAATCAAGGACGGACCTAGAATGAATTTTCTACCAGCACTTTTGGGTAAAATTATTTGTGATTTCAAGGATTGTATGAATGATTCTGAAACTACGAGGATTGTAGTGATTTCCGGTAACATGGTTGTTGCTAATAAATTATTGTTCATAATTTCAGGTTTACTGGAACCCAAATATAAGGGAAAGATAAAATTTATGTCACAATCAGAATCATCGGATAACCTACCTCAACACATGTTGCATAACCCTCTCCCGAAGCGGGATAGCTTCAAAAAGGGCCATTATAATGGTAGTGGTATTAATTGTACTAATAACATTTTTACCTCTACAAACAAGGGTTGGGAAATCCCGCGTAATAATAGTCGAAACAGTATGGTGTCGGTATCATCAAACGAACAATTGGCGGAAGTCATTCAACcatcatctttgaaaagtggTAGTAATTCATTACAGTACTTATCTTCATCTCTATCGAGCCACAACGGCCCTTCATCCTATGGTTCATGGTTTAGTAAGATTACAGGTAGTCAGGCTAGTCCCTCGCTAGCTCCGAAGAATATAGATCAATGGGATAGAATTTCAGCGCCTATTGGTACACCTGGTAGTATTACAAGCCAACAGCATTTTGGCAGAGGTACGGGAATGGGATTAACACCTCAGCCTTCACCATCAATAAGTGAATATGAAGAATTTCCTTGGATGGGGACTCCAAGTTCACCAAGAGCCggtaatgataataataacagcAGTAATAATACCCACTCAATGAGAAGATCGTCTTTCAATGGAGCACCACTGGGCGAAATTAAAATTACCAGGGATTGTCAAAGGATAGATCAGGGAGACGTGCTAGATGAGGCGTTTACCAGGATCTGTAAACCTGGATTCGAAATAAGTGAAGGTGAATACGAAGTGATACCAGGAGATTCACGACATGCTGCCTTCATGCAGATAGATATGAATTCACAAATTTTGAGACAGGGGAAACCGTTAGAATTGTTACCACGATACACAAATtatttggcaaaattcAACCATTGGTTTAAATTACAAGGTTTCCCCGTAGGCAGTGAATCCGAATCTCGAGTCATTTATACGATGCGTAAGGATTTGCAGGTCAGTGATAGCTCAAGGACATTGCTGGTATCGCTAAGATCAAGAGAGATTAAGGAAATCACGATAATGAGAAATGATTCTAATGAGAGAACGAATAACCGCCACGGGATAGTacaaaaaacaaagaaaattttcaataacGGTAAATGCGGGAACATTTCCTCGAGACTCCTCAACTGTATAGCATTTGTCAACGCCAGTATTCAAAGGGCGATGGCACTCTACGACGATGCTGAGCTACTGCAGGAACAGACAGATCATGACATCTTGGACGTTTTCGAATCTTTATTGTGTTATAACAAAAATTCCTAG